The nucleotide window CCCTTGGCAGCAAAGAGCCCTGAGGAGTTCACAAAGAGACTGTGATGGGGGAGGGACAGTCAGGCAGCAGGTGACAAAGTGACAGGAACCCTCCATCTCTGTGACCCCTCAGGCTGGCCAGGCTTTTTGATTAACTGACTCCTCAGATGCACAATTCTGGTAAAGACTTAAAagcttcctccttccctcatCTCTCAGGTGTGATGATGTGGCACAGGAGGTGGCTGCTTTCCTGAGCACCAGTTAAACTGGTTTGTGTCTGACCTTAAGAAGGAGGAATCACCAGCCTTTAGAACCAAATCCCTGCCAGGAAGTTTGTTCCATGTCAGGTGTTTTTTATATAGAGATTTCATCCCATCATTGTCCCTCTGACTTGGAATGCTTGGATAATGTTTGCAGCAACCAAACCTGTTCccaaaaataatcagagaatcccagactagtttgggttggaaaggaacttcaagatcatctagttccaaccccctgcatgggcagggacacctcccactagaccaggttgctcagggcccctTGTTTCTGTTAACCTGTTTTAGAAGCATCTGCCTGATTTAGGAGAAGTCACAGTAATAAAACAGCTCTTGCATTAACCCCCTCTGTGCAAGGCTTCTTGTTGTCCCTCCCCTCTGTTCCTGATTAATTGTGTCACAAAGATTTTGTTCATCTGTGATCTCCCTGGTATTTTAGTCTTAAAGCTTCACCAAACAGAAAGTCCCATTTCCATCCCTGGACACAAACTGTGCTGCTGGTGTGTCACAGGTGAGAGCTGCTCCACAGGACTCCAGGGGAGAAGAGGGATGTGGAAACCTCAGacactgctgctgagcccagcGAGGCCCCTCGGCCATGCGAGGGGAAGCTCCTCACTTGATTCCTTCCAGGGAAAACCCAGCTAGTCCCACAAGATCCCATTGAACAATTTTTTACCCTTTTATTATCCCTCCAGTGCTGAGCAAGACAATCCATCCTTGCCTTGAAACACCCAGAGATGAAAAATCCCTTCACTGAAGACATGGAAGGGGCTGTCCCGGCAACGCGCCTCGTTCCACCCCGCAGCTCTGGGAATCCTGTCCAGGTTTCCATGGGGTTTTGACATCCATGTGTCAGAATTCAGCTTCCTCAGCCCACCTGAGGCAAACAGTTTGCTGTGGAGGCtgaatcccccccccccatcagcCACAGGGGTTACCTTTGGACAGgttctcttcctctttgttgCTCAGCACGTCTCATTCAGGAAGCAGCCAGACAGAGCGTGACTCCCAGGAGGGTGAGCAGCATTCCTGCCACTGCCCCTGTGGAAAGGAACCAAAATGGATGGGGAATGTCCATAATAAACCACCAGTGGGCCAGAACTTCTCATGGCTAAAGGGATGCTGCTCAGATGTGATGGTGAACAGGAGAGCATCAAAGTCtgggcagacaggagctggatCAGCTGGAGGGAGGTCTGGGTGTTTGGAGCGTCCGTGTGTGTTGGGAACAACCAGTTTCCAAGGAAATGGTGCTGACCAGGAATGGCTGGCTGGGGAGAACCAGGcttaaacagcaaaaaaaccccacccactTGCATGTATTCCTCCTGCCACTGCCCCAGGTCCTGGGGTGGTTTTGAGCTTTCAAGTTCCCCACCGTTTTCTGAGCAGGACAACGTAGGACACGGGGAAGAGGGACGGGTGCTGGAATCAGGGGGTGTTTCTTTTCCATGGTGGGTGATCCATGGAATGCTGCCCAGGCAGGTAAGTAGCTGGTTAGGTAAAGGCTCAGGCCTGTAAACTCTGTTACCTTAGAACTGCCAGTTCTAGCTTTAAATTTAGTAGCCCTGCCCACTTACAAGTTTCTTTCActtgttttcagcttctgctgaactccaggaaagctggggagggatttgggataagggcaggagggagaggacaaggggggatggatgaaaactggcagagagagatgaaggttggacatgaggaggaaattccttagtgtgagggtggtgagagcctggcccaggttgcctagggaagctgtggctgccccatccctggcagtgttgaagggcaggttggatggggcttggagcaacctgggctggtgggaggtgtccctgcccatgcagggggtgggactggatgatcttaaggtcccttccaacccaaaccattccaggGTTCTATGACACTTAAACCCCTTCTGTGGGTGTTTGCTCTCTTCAGGACACCAGAGGGTCCCCCCCCACTGTTGAGCCACCAACCAGGCACAGGAGACAATGTCAGGGAAGGTTGGATGTGTAACTTACTTTTACCACCAATGTCCTCCCCCAGAATCCTGCCAGTCACCAGGGTGATGATCAAAGCCAGGGAGTTGCAGAGAGGCACAGCCAGGGACAGGTCTGCAATGGAGGGGTTTGGACACAAAGAGTTTAGAAGGGATGATCTTGTACAAATCATAAGGTTGGTGGGTTTATTGGTGATTATTACAAGGCTTGATGCTGAGCAGCATCACCAGGTCATTAACAACACTGCTCCTCCCCAAATGCTGATCAACCCCCTCCATGAGAGCCAGGAGCACTGACCTGTGGAGGCCAAGGTGAGGTAGAAGAGGAGGGATCCACCTTGATTGAGCAGAAATGGCACCATGTACTGCAGGAGGAACACAGGCCTGTTAGCTGCACCCCTGGGCAAGGAGCCCAGCCCCACTTCCCCCACCCTGGGCTGTGTttggcagcagagctgtcatGCTGGAGATCCTGCTGCCATCAGGAGCTGCTCAACCCCTCAGCTCCACAGTCTGCAGGAGGAGACTGGGCTGCTTTCATGCAAAATATGAGAGTCAATGACTTGATGTCTAGGGAAGCAGTCTCTGTTCAGCATGGGAAGGGCAGTGTTAGAGGCAAGTGAATTCAATATGACTGAAGGTAAAAAATTGTGAGGATGGATGGACTACTTAACAGTTTAAATGGAAGTATTCTgtgatgaagacaggctgggagagttggggtgttcagcctggagaagggaaggctccagggagaccttagagcagcttccagtgcctggaggggctccaggaaagctggggagggacttgggacaagggcagggagggagagtacaagggggatggattaaaactggcagagaggagatggaggttggacatgaggaggaaattcttgagtgtgagggtggtgagagcctggcccaggttgcccagggaagctgtggctgccccatccctggcagtgttgaagggcaggttggatggggcttggagcagcctgggctggtgggaggtgtccctgcccatgcaggggggtgggactggatgatctttaaggtcccttcccacccaaaccatcccatgattccaCCCAAGGCAGTTTGACACccagcttccccccccccttcccattCCCCCATCCCAGGAGGGATCCCCACCTTGTAGCTGAGGCCCAGGAAGCGGAtctcccccagcagctgccgCAGGCGGCTCCGGTGCCGAACGCCCTccagccccgccgcgcccgcccgcaGGAAGGGCCCGGTGCTGCCCCACAGCGCGGCCACCAGCGCCAGCCACGCCGCCTCTCCTGCCGCACAGCCCGGGCTCACAGCTCCGGGAGAGCCCCCGGCAGGGCCTGGCTACCCTTCCCCAAGGAGAACATCCCAGCCCGCCCGCGGCCGCGCTCCCCGCACGGAGAAGGGCCCGCAGCAGGCGCAGCTCGCGGCCACGTCCCCCCCGCGAAGGGAAAACCCTCCGAGCAGACCCTCCCCACGGCTCAGCCCGCCCCACAGAAGCCCCCCCGGGAGCCCGGGCCGTGGCTCCGCTCTCTGCCCGGGGAAAGCCCCAAAGCTGCTCCCCAAGGCCCCGC belongs to Apus apus isolate bApuApu2 chromosome 21, bApuApu2.pri.cur, whole genome shotgun sequence and includes:
- the TMEM234 gene encoding transmembrane protein 234 is translated as MVTAGEAAWLALVAALWGSTGPFLRAGAAGLEGVRHRSRLRQLLGEIRFLGLSYKYMVPFLLNQGGSLLFYLTLASTDLSLAVPLCNSLALIITLVTGRILGEDIGGKRAVAGMLLTLLGVTLCLAAS